The following proteins come from a genomic window of Gossypium raimondii isolate GPD5lz chromosome 5, ASM2569854v1, whole genome shotgun sequence:
- the LOC105771197 gene encoding probable RNA-binding protein ARP1, producing MKMSNNVGQFGDTTLTKVFVGGLAWETPQEVMREHFEKYGEILEAVIISDKITGRSKGYGFVTFKDAEAAKKACEDAAPIINGRRANCNIASLGARRPRSASSAPPPQQGSNVGPRATPVAPANQVQWYYPAGASAPPFHHQAVPFYGYSPTYVATNISYNHKLSYNGGSYMNGHLSQVYPAGQTIVGANTLMPVYPFYHYHQSQTLGFPSSPASAAHTFPSPTAWPISNCS from the exons ATGAAAATGAGTAATAATGTAGGGCAATTCGGTGATACAACATTAACCAAAGTTTTCGTGGGAGGTTTAGCGTGGGAAACTCCTCAAGAAGTCATGAGAGAGCATTTTGAGAAATACGGTGAGATCCTTGAAGCTGTCATTATTTCTGATAAAATCACTGGCAGATCCAAAGGTTATGGATTC GTTACTTTTAAGGATGCTGAAGCTGCAAAGAAGGCTTGCGAGGACGCTGCTCCTATCATTAACGGCCGTCGTGCCAACTGTAACATCGCCTCCCTCGGTGCTCGCCGCCCGAGGTCCGCCTCCTCTGCTCCTCCCCCGCaacaag GATCAAACGTTGGACCGAGGGCTACGCCAGTTGCACCAGCCAATCAGGTGCAGTGGTATTACCCGGCTGGGGCATCAGCACCGCCGTTTCACCATCAGGCCGTTCCTTTTTACGG GTACTCTCCTACCTACGTTGCCACAAACATCAGCTACAACCAT AAGCTAAGCTACAATGGAGGATCCTACATGAATGGGCATTTGTCTCAAGTATATCCAGCAGGGCAAACTATTGTAGGTGCCAACACATTGATGCCAGtgtaccctttttatcactacCATCAATCACAAACATTGGGATTTCCATCATCACCAGCATCAGCGGCTCACACCTTCCCATCACCAACAGCATGGCCCATCAGCAATTGCTCCTAG